The Silene latifolia isolate original U9 population chromosome Y, ASM4854445v1, whole genome shotgun sequence sequence AAAGGCAGCTTCAATATCAGGAGGATTGCTGCACAGAATACCATCAACACCTCTAATGCACATCACCCTATTCTGAATCTATCTAGTCCTGATATGGCTATGGAAAAATCTGGAATTTTCATCCCCAAATTTACTCCACTCAAGTTTAGCTTTTTGACAAAGGAAATTATGTTGAAACTGGGAAAGATGTTTATAATTCTTAGCAGCCTCACTCTCAGCAGCTAAGATGTGATGATCTTGAGGATTTTGATGCATTTGCAGCTGCAAATCATCCAGGATAGCTTTAGCAACACCAACAGACTTTTCTATATCAGAGAATCTGTTCCTGTTCAACTCCTTTAAATACTTTTTAAGGTTTTTAAGTTTGGTAAAGAGCTGAAACATGAGGGTACCCTGCACAGCCCTATTCCATTCAGAAGTCACAACATCTTTAAAACTAGCATCCAAACTCCACATATTGTAATATTTAAATTGAGGCCTCCTGTGGTCCCTTACTTGTCTTCTGTAACAGACACAAGGGTTATGATCAAACAACCCTTCAGGAAGAAAATGGGCATTGGCAGAAGGGTACAGGTCCACCAATCATCATTAATCAAGAATCTATCAATCCTAGAAAAAGTCCTAGAAACAGGGTCTTGCTTATTGGTCCAAGTGAAGAAAGATACTTGCCCCTTAATATCAGTGAGACCACAATACTGAACACAGTCTCTAAACCCATAGATTTCATTCCAAATCACATCTCTCCCAATTCTTTCATTATAATGAAGGACATTTTTAAAATCTCCACAGATACCCCAAGGACCAGAATACCTATCATGGAGATCTTTCAGATGGGC is a genomic window containing:
- the LOC141628782 gene encoding uncharacterized protein LOC141628782, translating into MHTGDQFMLSVVYGFNEDDQRIDLWAHLKDLHDRYSGPWGICGDFKNVLHYNERIGRDVIWNEIYGFRDCVQYCGLTDIKGQVSFFTWTNKQDPVSRTFSRIDRFLINDDWWTCTLLPMPIFFLKGCLIITLVSVTEDKAVQGTLMFQLFTKLKNLKKYLKELNRNRFSDIEKSVGVAKAILDDLQLQMHQNPQDHHILAAESEAAKNYKHLSQFQHNFLCQKAKLEWSKFGDENSRFFHSHIRTR